From a single Raphanus sativus cultivar WK10039 chromosome 3, ASM80110v3, whole genome shotgun sequence genomic region:
- the LOC108845034 gene encoding uncharacterized protein LOC108845034 codes for MQALLSKLPKIWNLVDRVVGKDLGMGKFQFEFEKEEDIDGVLKLQPYHFDYWMLALAKWQPKRTIPTFESIGEAIGRVIEVDLELMRVLVVVDAFKELCFETSVDFTGGEFYEGEEVPILLRYEKLFGYCEACGSLCHQEAKCPLMKGFKQHPERKMEIREGSGGWHEGNKHDDRARSFKGVVMNGNGAQQNRERDTKDYYGKGKGKMVEETDSKWVRVADRSNRKPSGYKGNARGNGEETRNRTVRQDEERFLDQEGKKKETPRQQIWSQEEAQEEGEIRTERDDNQLPPSQGFQRQLTETQAMGAEVVSDPKDTENGLKQIQGLVEGQLKIREDEVMEWDDLEAADDFPDLTEEEIAAMNLELEENVVLDDVDEQLVNEEAKGQQTEMEATAETKQATKKRLFKSTLSTAASTKMRSAKGHASPRKRAPVKAGTRTGDNRHQQESKAASLLLAVHQKP; via the exons ATGCAGGCTCTCCTATCCAAACTCCCGAAAATCTGGAACCTTGTGGATCGGGTGGTGGGAAAAGATTTGGGGATGGGTAAATTTCAGTTCGAGTTTGAGAAGGAGGAGGATATTGATGGTGTCTTAAAGCTACAACCATATCATTTTGATTATTGGATGTTAGCTTTGGCAAAGTGGCAACCGAAGAG GACCATCCCAACATTTGAAAGCATTGGAGAGGCTATTGGAAGGGTGATCGAGGTAGATTTGGAACTGATGCGAGTATTGGTGGTGGTGGATGCCTTCAAGGAACTCTGTTTCGAAACCTCTGTTGACTTCACTGGTGGAGAATTCTATGAAGGGGAGGAAGTACCTATTCTATTAAGGTACGAGAAGTTGTTTGGGTACTGTGAGGCTTGTGGTAGTCTCTGTCATCAAGAGGCAAAATGCCCATTGATGAAAGGGTTCAAGCAGCATCCTGAGAGAAAGATGGAGATCCGCGAGGGTAGTGGAGGATGGCATGAAGGGAACAAACACGACGACAGGGCTAGAAGCTTCAAAGGGGTGGTGATGAATGGTAATGGGGCGCAACAAAATCGTGAAAGGGATACAAAGGATTACTATGGTAAGGGGAAGGGTAAAATGGTTGAGGAAACGGATTCTAAATGGGTGCGAGTTGCTGATAGAAGTAACAGGAAACCTTCTGGATATAAAGGCAATGCTAGAGGAAATGGGGAGGAAACGAGGAACAGAACAGTGCGACAGGATGAGGAGAGGTTCCTTGATCAGGAAGGGAAGAAAAAAGAGACTCCTAGACAACAAATTTGGTCGCAGGAAGAGGCACAGGAGGAAGGAGAGATTAGGACTGAGAGGGACGACAATCAGCTTCCTCCATCTCAAGGCTTTCAAAGGCAGTTAACTGAAACGCAGGCGATGGGTGCTGAGGTCGTTTCGGACCCTAAAGACACGGAGAATGGACTCAAGCAGATTCAGGGTTTAGTAGAGGGACAGTTGAAGATAAGGGAGGATGAGGTGATGGAATGGGATGACCTAGAAGCAGCAGATGACTTCCCGGATCTTACTGAAGAAGAAATAGCAGCGATGAACCTGGAGCTTGAGGAAAATGTCGTGCTTGATGACGTCGACGAGCAACTGGTGAATGAGGAGGCAAAAGGGCAACAAACAGAGATGGAGGCGACAGCAGAAACGAAACAGGCGACGAAGAAAAGGCTGTTCAAATCTACTCTCAGCACGGCAGCGAGCACAAAGATGAGAAGTGCCAAAGGTCATGCTTCACCTCGCAAGCGAGCTCCGGTGAAGGCAGGAACGCGTACGGGGGATAACAGGCACCAGCAGGAGAGTAAGGCTGCTTCACTCTTGCTTGCGGTCCATCAGAAACCATAG